The Streptomyces luteogriseus genome includes a window with the following:
- the rpsD gene encoding 30S ribosomal protein S4, translating to MANQSRPKVKKSRALGIALTPKAVKYFEARPYPPGEHGRGRKQNSDYKVRLLEKQRLRAQYDVSERQLVRAYERASKVQGKTGEALIIELERRLDALVLRSGIARTIYQARQMVVHGHIAVNGKKVDKPSFRVRPDDVVQVRERSKEKTLFTIAREGGFAPDGETPRYLQVNLKGLAFRLDREPNRKEIPVICDEQLVVEYYAR from the coding sequence GTGGCGAACCAGTCCCGCCCCAAGGTCAAGAAGTCGCGTGCCCTCGGCATCGCGCTGACCCCGAAGGCCGTCAAGTACTTCGAGGCCCGCCCCTACCCGCCGGGTGAGCACGGCCGCGGCCGCAAGCAGAACTCGGACTACAAGGTCCGTCTGCTCGAGAAGCAGCGTCTGCGCGCGCAGTACGACGTGTCCGAGCGCCAGCTCGTCCGCGCCTACGAGCGTGCCTCCAAGGTCCAGGGCAAGACCGGTGAGGCCCTGATCATCGAGCTGGAGCGCCGTCTCGACGCCCTGGTTCTGCGTTCGGGCATCGCCCGCACGATCTACCAGGCCCGCCAGATGGTCGTGCACGGCCACATCGCGGTCAACGGCAAGAAGGTCGACAAGCCCTCCTTCCGTGTCCGTCCGGACGACGTCGTGCAGGTCCGCGAGCGCTCCAAGGAGAAGACCCTCTTCACGATCGCTCGTGAAGGTGGCTTCGCCCCCGACGGTGAGACCCCGCGCTACCTCCAGGTGAACCTCAAGGGCCTGGCGTTCCGCCTGGACCGTGAGCCGAACCGCAAGGAGATCCCGGTGATCTGCGACGAGCAGCTCGTCGTCGAGTACTACGCCCGCTGA
- a CDS encoding DUF948 domain-containing protein, with protein sequence MHTVSGGEVAGILVAVFWAILVSFLAVALARVAQTLKATTKLVADVTDQAVPLLADASTAVRSAQTQIDRVDSIASDVQEVTSNASALSTTVASTFGGPLVKVAAFGYGVRRALGGRKEDVPAKASRRTVIVGRTVTRRSARGKRD encoded by the coding sequence GTGCACACAGTGTCCGGTGGAGAGGTTGCCGGGATCCTGGTGGCCGTCTTCTGGGCGATCCTGGTCTCCTTCCTCGCCGTCGCGCTGGCGAGGGTGGCCCAGACGCTCAAGGCGACCACCAAGCTCGTGGCGGACGTGACCGACCAGGCCGTCCCGCTGCTGGCAGACGCCTCCACGGCGGTGCGCTCCGCGCAGACCCAGATCGACCGGGTCGACTCGATCGCCTCCGACGTCCAGGAGGTCACGTCGAACGCCTCGGCGCTGTCGACGACCGTCGCCTCCACCTTCGGCGGCCCCCTGGTCAAGGTCGCGGCCTTCGGCTACGGCGTGCGCCGGGCCCTCGGCGGCCGCAAGGAGGACGTGCCCGCCAAGGCGTCCAGGCGTACCGTGATCGTGGGCCGCACGGTCACCCGGCGCAGCGCCCGAGGGAAGAGGGACTGA